In Alkalispirillum mobile, the DNA window GGTGGACCGCATCCAGCCGGATGGCGATGCGCGGGTCCGTGTCTGGCTGGAGCGGGCCGATTTTGACCAGATGTTGCGCTGGCTGGACAGCCTGTCCGAGAACGGGGTGCAGGTGCATGCGCTCAGCGTTGACCCGCTGGACACTCCGGGGCGCATTAACGCCCGACTTACCCTGGAGGCCGGCTCATGATCCGACGAGTCCTGGGCTATGGCGGTTGGGCACTCGTGGCGCTGGCCGCGTGGGCCTTCTTTCTGGTCTGGCACTGGCCTGCGGGCATGGCGTTGGCGATGTCCGAGCGCCAGGGTTGGCTGCCCCCGGGCGCGGAATGGGGCACCGTGACCGGCTCCATCTGGTCGGGTGCCATCAACTCGCCGGCTTGGCAGGGCTGGGAGGCAGACGAACTGGCCTGGTCCGTTACCCCGGCACGCCTGCTGCGCGGAGAGATGGGCCTGGCCTTCCGCTTGAACGACGAGGGGGGCCGCGTCCACGGACAGGCCTGGCTCAATCCGTCCGGCGCCACCTTGCGTGATGTGCGGGTGGAACTGGACGGGGCGACACTTGCCGAGCGCCTGGGCGAGGGTGCTATGGGGCCGGTGGCCCTTGGTGGTACCTTTCGGGGCGAGGTTCGGGAGGCGGCGCTCACCCCGGAAGGCCAACTCCGGCACCTGGATGCCCGCATGGCCTGGCACGACGCGGCCGTGGATGCGCCGATGGCCATGGCGCTGGGGGACCTTTCCGGTGATTTCGCCGGTGCAGACGGGCAGATCGAGGGGCAGTTACAGGATCATGGTGGCCCATTGCGCCTGGAGGCAACCGTGTCGATAGACCCAAACATGCGCTGGCAGATGGAAGGGCACCTGGGTGCCCGCGAGATGGCTGACGACGCGTTGCCCCAGGCCTTGGAGATGACTGGGCAGCGGAATGCCGACGGCCTGTACCCGGTACGACTGCAAGGGCAGGTTATGCCATGAGCCCGGAGGGCGGTAAAGACAATCCCACCCTTCGCTGGTACGGCGATTTCCAGATCGCCGAGGGCTTCACCCGGGTGTGGGCTGTCGGCCCCATGCGCCTGCGTGTTCACCACGGCCACAACGAATGGCGCTTGCTCCGCGAGCAGGACCCGGACCCGTGGCTGGAGCGTTTCGAACTGGATTACAGCGACGACCCGGCCCTGGTCCCGGACGGGGATAAGCTGCAGCGGGTGGTCCTCGCCACCCCAGAAGCCCGGGTGCACCTGGAGTTG includes these proteins:
- a CDS encoding type II secretion system protein N, with protein sequence MIRRVLGYGGWALVALAAWAFFLVWHWPAGMALAMSERQGWLPPGAEWGTVTGSIWSGAINSPAWQGWEADELAWSVTPARLLRGEMGLAFRLNDEGGRVHGQAWLNPSGATLRDVRVELDGATLAERLGEGAMGPVALGGTFRGEVREAALTPEGQLRHLDARMAWHDAAVDAPMAMALGDLSGDFAGADGQIEGQLQDHGGPLRLEATVSIDPNMRWQMEGHLGAREMADDALPQALEMTGQRNADGLYPVRLQGQVMP